In Aggregatibacter sp. 2125159857, one DNA window encodes the following:
- the mgsA gene encoding methylglyoxal synthase, translating into MQTTYRTLSANKHIALVAHDHCKADLINWCKMHRTLLAHHTLYGTGTTGSLIHRETGLIVNSLLSGPMGGDQQLGGLIAENKIDLMIFFWDPMNAVPHDPDVKALMRIATVWNIPVAMNMASADFLISSPFFNDTCDIRIPDYQGYLNERLK; encoded by the coding sequence ATGCAAACGACTTATCGCACATTGTCGGCGAATAAACACATTGCCCTAGTGGCGCATGACCACTGTAAAGCGGATTTGATAAACTGGTGTAAAATGCACCGCACTTTATTAGCGCATCATACCCTGTATGGTACAGGCACCACAGGGAGTCTCATTCATCGTGAAACCGGTTTAATTGTGAATAGCTTACTCAGTGGCCCAATGGGTGGCGATCAACAACTCGGCGGCTTAATCGCTGAAAATAAAATTGATTTAATGATTTTCTTTTGGGATCCGATGAATGCTGTGCCGCATGATCCGGATGTTAAAGCGTTAATGCGCATTGCCACCGTTTGGAATATTCCGGTTGCTATGAATATGGCAAGTGCCGATTTTCTGATTTCTTCGCCATTTTTTAATGATACCTGCGATATTCGTATTCCGGACTATCAAGGTTATTTAAACGAACGCTTAAAATAG
- a CDS encoding YccF domain-containing protein, whose translation MNWSLILNILNFVLGGFATTLGWLFATLMSAVLIVTLPYTRSCWEICKMSLVPFGNDLIHVKYLEPKSAVGNSLGSLLNVVWFILFGWWLFLAHVFCGISQCLTIIGIPTGLANFHIARIALFPVGQRVVPKAMVDLIRQQHATQYDRFYK comes from the coding sequence ATGAATTGGAGCCTGATTCTCAATATTCTCAATTTTGTCCTTGGCGGGTTTGCAACCACGTTAGGGTGGTTATTTGCCACCCTCATGAGCGCCGTCTTGATCGTTACATTGCCTTATACGCGTAGCTGTTGGGAAATTTGTAAAATGTCATTGGTTCCCTTCGGCAACGATTTAATTCATGTGAAGTATTTGGAACCCAAAAGTGCGGTGGGAAATTCCCTCGGATCGTTGCTCAATGTTGTCTGGTTCATTCTTTTCGGTTGGTGGCTGTTTCTTGCCCATGTTTTTTGTGGCATTTCTCAATGTCTAACTATCATCGGTATCCCAACCGGCTTGGCAAATTTTCATATCGCCAGAATTGCGTTATTTCCAGTGGGGCAACGGGTTGTTCCTAAAGCGATGGTGGATTTGATTCGTCAACAACACGCAACGCAATATGATCGTTTTTATAAGTAG